The sequence below is a genomic window from Monodelphis domestica isolate mMonDom1 chromosome 2, mMonDom1.pri, whole genome shotgun sequence.
GAACTTAACAACTGTCTAGAAAAGCTGCTAATTCTCCCTaggattttttactttaaaaattagggGATTCGATCAGATTATTTTGTGGAGTGACAGTCTGGagactggaagagaccttagagatgacTGATCCAGTAAAACCCTTGCCAGCTCTAAAGATGACAATATGAGGTAGAGGGGTATCTATATGAcaaagtggataaagtgccaggtctgaagtcagaaagatctcatGAGTTCGAATCTAGTAATGGCAtgaattgttattgttattagaaTGGCATGAATTGTAATTGCCCTTGTAAAATGGAAGTTCCATGAAGGTTGGGACAATTTGCCATTTTacctttgtaaaattttattttaaaattttgtttaaaattgcGTAGAAAAGTCCCTtacaaataattgtttttttgGGGTTGGATTACAGATAATAGCATTTGATCTGCATTGCTCTTTCATGGTTTTATAGAGTAAATTTTAACCTGTCCAGAACACATCTTCCATctaaaaaattttccaaaggtaGCTAACTTCCTTCTGCAACATTTTTTGTTACCTAAACTCATGTTTTGGAGAATCTATGTAATAGTATGAGGTAGAATATTCCTGGAACTAGTGAATgcttaaagattaagaattataCAAAAAGGGAAAGACACACATATTTTAGCATAAAATtgggtttattttaaatttaaaatcatcataaaagtattttaatttctaGGCAAATCTTTAAATATATAAGTGCATAGAAGAGTGTTGTCAGCTTGCTATGGAAGAGGGAATTACTCATCTGGGAGTTTTCTGAACCAAGGAAATCACAAGTCTAATCTATCTCCCTATATAACATATAATGGCATATCTTTGGCCTTTACTTGCCAAAATAGGCACAGATACCTAAATCGACAAAATAAgtacacaaagaaaaagagaaagatacatTGGAAAACTGAATTTACCTGTTCCTTTTGTACGGCCACGGCTCCAAAGACTTTCTGCTGATCCTCCTTCATTTGAAGCCACCACTCTGTACAGATATTCTTAAGTGGAAACAATAAAGAGCAAGATAAGAAACTATTCATGTAGACCTGACTGGgtgtggaggagagaaggaggtgaGCAAGAGACATGTAGCATTTAATTTAAGGAACCAACATGTTACCTGTAAATGGCTGTAGACCACTCTCATAAACACTTGGCTCTTTCCCCTGGTAAACTAGGATGGAGTCATTTCCCCTGCAGTTAACAGCCCTGTCAGTTGATAGGCATCCATCCAGATTGACTCTGACAGCACTGCTGGACACAGATGCCAAGTTAACGACAGCACCTCGTGTAAATTTAACATCCTTCATGCAACCACCGAAACCTAGCAAATAGTAAGGGATTAGTATCACATAAAGAGCTTGAGTTATTAATTAACAATCATTTTTGTTGTCCACAGCACTCTATTTTCTACGACAAGGAGATTTATAAGATGTAAATATTAACTTTTAAGATGTGTTGGAgaaatcctttccttctaattctcGATTTTATCAGGTAAAAAAGGTTTCATTTCTATTATACTGAAGGAATAGATACTGATTCCTATGATGCttactcttttcttctctcacaaATAAGAGGCACAAAGccttcatttaataaatgcctgttgagtGACTGTTCTCCAGACCCAGAGTAGAATTCTCTGTGCACACAAACACTTTAATTGCCTGTGAAATCAAATTTAACCAAATGTGACTTTTTGAGGCAGAAAACTACTTACATGTACCTTTTCCATGGTTCCTTTCAACTACTTGGGCACCTAAATATTGACTTTCTGGAAAAGAAGTAAGAAATTAAATTCTATGCTCCATATACTATATTTAATAAGTGACTCAAAAGAATAATTCATCTaatactaatatttttaaaacaatagtcATTCTTCTAAAAGAAGATGCTTTAAATATTCCATGCAAAGAAGTTAGATTGATCCTAAAATTCATCAGAATTAATAAGTATAAAAgttacttaataagtgttttggAGGCCCAGACTTTATCCTCACATAAATAATTAATCTAAGAGTCACTGTATCCcattcttttcaatgagatatgtTCACATGTTTGGTTCTCATATTCTTGGACATACATAATGGCTCCCATAATGACTGGGAATCTTCCATTCAGGAGTGGGCTAAGGACCAATATTCAGCTTTATTGGGAGTAATACCATTGTTTTTTACAAGAATGAATATTTTACAGAGTAGATTTCAAAATAAACATAATATAGAAAAGACTTATTAAGCTTTAACCCAGAATTTAGATTATCCAATATTTTTGTTAAAGAACCATAGGGCATCTAGTCAGCCAGGGAATAGCAGTTGCTTTGAATTACATGCTATTTTGAGTAAACAGACATCAGCTCAATGGGGTTTGACATTGTTCTTGGGAAGAAATACTGAATTGTAACTAAGGAGGGCAAATACAATTTGGTTTTAGGCCTCTTCAACACACAAACTATCTTTTAACAAAACACTGAAGTTTGAAAGATTAAAAACAGATGATCAGCAACTTCCATATTAAACTCTACCCACTGAAAgtaacaaaagcaaataatacaATGTTTAGCACTAATATAAAAGTTATTTGTGACAGAGACCAGATTGTTTTATTCAGCATTTATGTCACCTCAATATTAGATAAGTCTCCTAACACTAAAATTATGTGCCCACTTTCCTTGTTAGTGTCTCCCActatttaattctcttttctttagcCCAGACTGATCAATACTGATAAGCTAActtgaaaaatatgaaacaaaagtAGAGGCTCAACTTGAAGGaatgtggcataatggataatCATTAGCTTGAAAATGTAGAAACACAACTTGAATCCCTTATTCTGGCACAGATCTAAGGATAATACTTGGATAAATTATTTTACCTCCACCACAATTTCActatcaacaaaaacaaaaatggtagAAGAGCCAAACATTTGAGTGTtgcaacaaacaaaacaaacaaacaaacaaacaaaaaatcgtTACATAGATTCTTAGGCAAAGAATGACCTTCTAGTAGTTATAAAAGGTACTGTTTTGTTAGTGTTGACTCATTTTTATCTTATAACAATCCTCAGCATAGAAAATATCTAGGTTCTGAACAGCACACAATATGAGGGTCCATGATGACATAAGTGCCCATTGTGTGACTGCTCAGGGCAGCACCTTCTAAAGTACCTGAGGGTGAATCTAAAGATACTCCCAAATCTGAAACTGCTGCAAAAGCTTAAATTGCTGATTATGCTACACCCAATTCTGAAGGTGACTTGAGGCAACAATATCCCTTccttatgtaaaccttaaaatttcttagacttataaatgttggaaatttcaccattgggaaatttcatacttggaaaatttcttactgatagtctattggaatgtgaaccccattggcatgggagggtcattctcctcccttcttaagattactttaggacagaaaccttttgctgaacaatggaaagggctgcagcatagatcaaaatttaattattccaatctccaccctactcagggtaacaggatttaggaagggctgtagcaaaggatcaagatttaattatttgagaatatgaccttcaacagacatgtgcaaagccacagacctctgggtggtcctgggttaaggtagagccaccatttgcacagggaagacatggacagtgattggtagatgtgagaactgaggggaggaaacttgtatggtttccttaaagatagcgggggggggggggggagagggtgtctgaggactaggggtggttggttggagaggtttttgctctgagagggtatgctctgagaagcttgctctgaaggaagctgaaggtggaggcccctgagactgtttctccattttggtcacgtgagtgatagggactgatctcttttctttgtctcagctatctaagggcttgggccttttggcccagcctaaacagaaggggtatttaagccctattcccttctctcccctttctctctccctctctctctctatctctaatacctttcttcctcctgtttgtaattaaactccataaaggttgactgctgacttgagttttcatttaggaattacatagctgaattccttggcgaccttaaattaatatatatcagtcttttaaagtgatttccttgtcacatttatcatatttttattgtgATTCATGAATAGGCACAACCCTTACCCAAAATAAAGATGGGAGAGAGCAAAAGGAGAGCACAGGATTAGAGAACAATGCAatgaatatagatagatagataaatggatagatagatagatagataaacatatataaaaggaTAATAAGTGCTAGAatgtaaattttttaagtttccaTTGGCTAAGAAGTCAAAGAAAACTATCTCTTTGATCTTTTCAaaactttattaaagaaaaaacccACCAGAGTTCCTTAGATGAAATTAACTAAAAAACCCTGCTATATGGAATCTTCTCAGATTCAAAGTTCCCTTCTAGGCaagggattggtccttatatagaccccCCAGGGCGTGGCCCCTCCATAGCccaggattggtccattcaagaccaatcccacaccaggaagtagtaGGGAGGGACCCCTGAGGCAGGCTGGGGGATATAGTTCCTCTGACCACaacattttaaaacccacagaagATATAGCAAGTTAGCTGTTTGATGTAGGAATGAATTAAATAGCCTAAAAATCAGGGCTTGAGTTCAATTTCAAGCTCTGATGTATATTGGCACTGACTCTGGAGAAGACTCTATACAACTCAGTATTCTAGGTAGACTTTTAAGTGGCAACAAACATCCTGACCTGTGTTGGTAGAGGACATGTCCTCATGATAATCTTATAATGAGGTCACAGATACAGTCTGTATCTCTAATCTTAGAAGGCATCATTACTAATACAGTCACAAAATACTGATCTACTGTCTTGTatgggggaaaaagaagggaaagtggGGTCTAGTAAATgcctaaaatattaaatatattgtcAAGAGTTTATTGCTGCTGTTCATTAGAGGGAGCTATGGATAAAgagtggaggaagagaaagagacagagaggaaaatgatagaaagatagaaaaatgatagatatataaaatactcATTTATATGGTATGTTAGTATATTATGTAGTTGtatataattatagtatataGCTAGTAATACATCTatacaacagaaaaaaattatatttccataCTATATTAGATAATAAAACATATATTAGTTATCTCTCTATATAGATCTATAGGTACACCTTGTGAATGCCCTGGTATCTAAATATCAATCTTTATAACCATCTATCTATAAATACATCTATACAAATATCCCCTTTTAAGTAATTGgaagtattttgctttttcttaagaagttttattttcttatttattttcttaaatacgAATTTGAAGATTTAGATGACATTGGCAAGACAGGAATAAGGTGTTTTCCTATAGATCAGAGGCAGTAGGGAGGCACTCTGATTAGAGTATTGGACTTGAAATTgggaacatctgagttcaaatacaatctctgacacttcttagcttggTGACTCTTGTCAAGTCACTTctgtctttctcagttttcttaactatagactgggggtaataatagcacctggttattgtgaagataatattaataaagggCTTATATCACTCCCTATATAACTATGAAGGTCTTAGCAAATAATAGTCAAGTAACAAATTCTTGTCACCTTTTATATTTCAAGTTCTGTCTCTTACATCTTAAATCTTGTTTAGTATCTCTTTAAATATTATGTAAAAGATTACAATGAAAAATTTATTAGAACCAGTGCTTTCATGGGAGCTACTTATACTTTTAGCTCATGAGTTTGGGGATATAGAATAAGCTTCTACCATAACTTAGTTTCCATGTCTCCATATTTCTAGATGAATAGGTAATTTCAATCTAACAATAGGTTTTCACTCTTTGTTCTATAGAAAAATTAGGAACTTGGAGAAacatatagaataaaatacttttagTAAAATTACTTCTTAAGTGTCATTATTATGCTATGTCTCAATTATTCATTAATCCTATCTTGCTACCCTTTAAAAAGGTTAGTTATATCTTGTCacatttcataattttctatttaaaaacaaagtgGAATTAGTGGAATTTTAACTATTTGTAATAGGTAGATCTTAATTTTACTTGGAGTGACATTTTTGTGGAACTAGATTGTGGAACTAGAACTACTGTGTCCAGTAGTTCCAATACATTTCACAGCTAAATAATAAACTCAGACTAATGTTGGAAGAAAAGCAGAATAAGCAAATTCATTAAGTGGGTCTTTCTGTTTTTACAGCAACTTTTGAAAGTGAAGGGTTTTTTCTTTGTACTTTCTATTTCATAATTGACAACATATTTACATTTCTCAaggatatttgaattttaaaattcaagagTCAGCTAACAactttattttctcatatttttgatCAAACCAAAAGGGCTTGATGACACAAATAAATATTAGTTCTGAAAAGAGAACTGCAAACAGGACAAACTGCTGGATTTTTAGCcatttttatgagaaaaattgttcctagttataaaaatataaatttaatagatatctgaatATAATTTatctagaaaacaaaaaatgaatatatgcaaggatatattcaaaatagatataaataatgCTACATAGATGTTGAAGGCATTCAATGCTCATAATGTCTGTGTACAATTAGGTCTGCTAGCAATATTTGGGGATATCAGATACAAACCTATaagaaaatactttggaatcctTTTTAGTTCAGGTTTTTTATAATGCCAAATATGTTTTTAGCCTACAGTCATGACAGAGTACCAACTTAGCACATATCCAGCAGGAAGACTGATCTTAAGGATTGACCACATTCAACCTCCATTCATTCTTGAATTTTCTTTAGTGAGTTTTACCTTGTTCTAAACTTAGTTCTTTATAGGTGTCCCGCAGCAATGGTGGAATTCCTCCAACATAGAATGGGGAATTCACCATCAGTGGCTGGGCACTGGATTCTGACACATGCTCCATCAATTCATTCAGACTTGCTGATATTACTGAGCCTGCCTTTTTCACGGTTACTTTATTCCACTTTCCATCACAATAGGAGAGTCCCAACCATAGATCCACTTGTGTAAAAGTAATACTGGTTTTTAACAGGAAGCTCAGCAATCCACTCTTCAACTCTGTCtgtatttcaaattaaaaaagaaaataggtgtataaaaagactggaagaTGACAGCATAGAAGGGAGCAAAAGGTCAATTTCAATAGAAGAGCAAGAAATTCCACTCAAAGCACTCcataaaaatgttcaaatttaTACTACGGAAGACTCCAATagcatataataaaatacattgcCAGCTTATAATTGATATCAGTAATGTAACGATAAGTCAAACAAATTCATATCCACTAATGATTAGACAATGTGATATAGTATGAATTAGACTAaaacaaagattttatttttctcagatcTTTTGCAACAGTTAGAAGATTAAAGTATAACATAAGAGACTGGGGGAAAAGGACAGTTTGAACTACggctctatttctatttgaggttttagaaaatgagaaaatagtactTCATATATCAATTTAATTTTGGGAAAGAATATGACAAgacaataagaaaatgaaatgtcaaaGTTGATTAGGCTTATTTTTATTGCTTATAGCAAACTCAATTTCAaatttataagctatattttgattctatatttcagttttattatttcaaatatctAAATAACCTAATTGTTTCTTTGTATACTTTTAGATTAATGTAGTATTTTCTAATAGGAGTTCACTTTACCCAAATTCTGTGTTAAAGGAAGGTCTCCATACATTTTTCTCCCAATTCTGGCATAATGGTATAGTTTACCATTCTCTTATTTTGATAATAGACAAATTGGAGACTAAAATTTAAGAAAGGATTATTTCAAATGAAGCATATTAGATTAGATGAGAGAGAAAACATATCTGTAGTCTTAGTAAAGCCCGGTGAAAACCAGTGAAAAATGATTGAAAGTATATGGAAAATGGCTACTTAAGAGGAAGTGAATATAGTctttatttggcattttctttattctcttgcAAAATGCCATATACACAGCAGGTCCTAAATAAGTATAGGGATGGGGGATAGTGTATAAAGAAGCAGTGAATTCTTGAATTATATAGGTTTGTATTTTgtcatatattaataatatatgagaggtagctagatggctctgtggattaagagccaggtttagagtcagggggttctgggttcaaatttggcctctgacacttcctacactagctgtgtgaccctgggcaagtcacttaaactccattgcctagcatttacttctcttctgccttggaaccaatataccatattaattgtaaaatggaaggTATGAGTCAGATTTCTGAATCTGTTTTCAGCCATTTTTTTGGTTCTATGACAGTTATGTGTTATTCAGATTTTCCACCATCATTTTTTGAGTGCTAATATTATCATGA
It includes:
- the LOC130457143 gene encoding usherin-like isoform X1, which codes for MDFEISFKFRTDQMNGLLLFVYNKDGPDFLATELKSGLLSFLLKTSITFTQVDLWLGLSYCDGKWNKVTVKKAGSVISASLNELMEHVSESSAQPLMVNSPFYVGGIPPLLRDTYKELSLEQESQYLGAQVVERNHGKGTCFGGCMKDVKFTRGAVVNLASVSSSAVRVNLDGCLSTDRAVNCRGNDSILVYQGKEPSVYESGLQPFTEYLYRVVASNEGGSAESLWSRGRTKGTAPQSVPTPSRAHSINGYSIQVTWDKPVGVRGIIEKYIVKAYDKNGHHVPAASVEFVNTSALTGKSHCLIE
- the LOC130457143 gene encoding usherin-like isoform X2 gives rise to the protein MDFEISFKFRTDQMNGLLLFVYNKDGPDFLATELKSGLLSFLLKTSITFTQVDLWLGLSYCDGKWNKVTVKKAGSVISASLNELMEHVSESSAQPLMVNSPFYVGGIPPLLRDTYKELSLEQGFGGCMKDVKFTRGAVVNLASVSSSAVRVNLDGCLSTDRAVNCRGNDSILVYQGKEPSVYESGLQPFTEYLYRVVASNEGGSAESLWSRGRTKGTAPQSVPTPSRAHSINGYSIQVTWDKPVGVRGIIEKYIVKAYDKNGHHVPAASVEFVNTSALTGKSHCLIE